Proteins from a single region of Orcinus orca chromosome 20, mOrcOrc1.1, whole genome shotgun sequence:
- the AARS1 gene encoding alanine--tRNA ligase, cytoplasmic isoform X3: MDSTLTASEIRQRFIDFFKRNEHTYVHSSATIPLDDPTLLFANAGMNQFKPIFLNTVDPSHPMAKLSRAANTQKCIRAGGKHNDLDDVGKDVYHHTFFEMLGSWSFGDYFKELACKMALELLTQEFGIPVERLYVTYFGGDEAASLEPDLECKQIWHNLGLDDSKILPGNMKDNFWEMGDTGPCGPCSEIHYDRIGGRDAAHLVNQDDPNVLEIWNLVFIQYNRETDGILKPLPKKSIDTGMGLERLVSVLQNKMSNYDTDLFVPYFEAIQKGTGARPYTGKVGAEDADGIDMAYRVLADHARTITVALADGGRPDNTGRGYVLRRILRRAVRYSHEKLNASRGFFATLADVVVQSLGDAFPELKKDPDMVKDIINEEEVQFLKTLSRGRRILDRKIQSLGDSKTIPGDTAWLLYDTYGFPVDLTGLIAEEKGLVVDMDGFEEERKLAQLKSQGKGAGGEDLIMLDIYAIEELREKGLEATDDSPKYNYHSDSSGSYVFESAVATVMALRRDKMFVEEVSTGQECGVVLDKTCFYAEQGGQIYDEGYLVKVDDGSEDKTEFTVKNAQVRGGYVLHVGTIYGSLKVGDQVRLFIDEPRRRPVMSNHTATHILNFALRSVLGEADQRGSLVAPDRLRFDFTAKGAMSTQQIKKAEEIANEMIEAAKPVYTQDCPLAAAKAIQGLRAVFDETYPDPVRVVSIGVPVSELLDDPSGPAGSLTSVEFCGGTHLQNSSHAGAFVIVSEEAIAKGIRRIVAVTGAEAQKALRKAESLKKSLSVAEAKVKAQTAPNKDVQREIADLGEPCSLQLMQLLIK; encoded by the exons ATGGACTCAACCCTAACAGCAAGTGAAATCCGGCAGCGTTTTATAGATTTCTTCAAGAGAAATGAACACACCTATGTTCACTCATCTGCCACCATCCCTTTGGATGATCCCACTTTGCTCTTTGCCAATGCAGGCATGAACCAG TTCAAACCCATCTTTCTGAATACTGTTGACCCATCTCACCCTATGGCAAAGCTGAGCAGAGCTGCCAATACCCAGAAATGCATCCGGGCTGGGGGCAAACACAATGACCTGGACGATGTGGGCAAGGATGTCTATCATCACACCTTCTTTGAGATGTTGGGCTCCTGGTCTTTTGGAGATTACTTCAAG GAATTGGCATGTAAGATGGCTCTAGAACTTCTCACCCAAGAGTTTGGCATTCCAGTTGAAAGACTCTACGTTACTTACTTCGGGGGGGATGAAGCAGCCAGCTTAGAACCAGACCTGGAGTGCAAACAGATCTGGCACAACTTGGG GCTGGATGACAGCAAAATCCTCCCAGGCAACATGAAGGATAACTTCTGGGAGATGGGTGACACGGGCCCTTGTGGTCCCTGCAGTGAGATCCACTACGACCGGATTGGTGGTCGGGATGCGGCGCACCTCGTCAACCAGGATGACCCCAATGTGCTAGAGATCTGGAACCTCGTGTTCATCCAGTATAACAG GGAAACCGATGGCATTCTGAAACCTCTTCCGAAGAAAAGCATTGACACAGGGATGGGCCTGGAGCGACTAGTGTCTGTGTTGCAGAATAAAATGTCCAACTATGACACTGACCTTTTTGTCCCTTACTTTGAAGCCATTCAGAAG GGCACAGGTGCTCGGCCATACACTGGGAAGGTTGGTGCTGAGGATGCTGATGGGATCGACATGGCCTACCGGGTGCTGGCCGACCACGCTCGGACCATCACCGTGGCCCTGGCTGATGGTGGCCGACCTGACAACACAGGGCGGGG GTATGTGTTGAGACGGATTCTCCGCCGGGCTGTTCGATACTCCCATGAGAAACTCAACGCCAGCAGGGGTTTCTTTGCTACATTAGCAGATGTTGTTGTGCAGTCCCTG GGAGATGCATTTCCTGAGCTAAAGAAGGACCCAGATATGGTGAAGGACATCATTAATGAAGAAGAAGTGCAATTTCTCAAGACGCTCAGCAGAGGGCGTCGCATCCTGGACAGGAAAATTcagagcctgggagacagcaaAACCATTCCCG GGGACACTGCTTGGCTCCTCTATGACACCTATGGGTTTCCAGTGGATCTTACTGGACTGATTGCTGAAGAGAAGGGCCTGGTGGTAGATATGGATGGCtttgaagaggagaggaagctggCTCAG CTGAAATCACAGGGCAAGGGAGCTGGTGGGGAAGACCTCATTATGCTGGACATTTATGCTATTGAAGAGCTCCGGGAAAAGGGTCTGGAGGCAACAGATGATTCCCCAAAGTATAATTACCATTCGGACTCCAGTGGGAGCTACG TGTTTGAGAGTGCAGTGGCTACAGTGATGGCTCTGCGCAGGGACAAGATGTTTGTGGAGGAAGTGTCCACGGGCCAGGAGTGTGGAGTGGTGCTGGACAAGACCTGTTTCTATGCCGAGCAAGGAGGGCAGATCTACGACGAAGGCTACCTGGTGAAGGTCGATGACGGCAGCGAAGAC AAAACTGAGTTTACGGTGAAGAACGCTCAGGTCCGAGGAGGGTATGTCCTGCACGTAGGAACAATCTATGGCAGCCTGAAAGTGGGGGATCAGGTCCGGCTGTTTATTGATGAG CCCCGACGGAGGCCTGTCATGAGCAACCACACAGCCACCCACATCCTGAACTTCGCCCTGCGTTCCGTGCTTGGGGAGGCTGACCAGAGAGGCTCCCTGGTTGCTCCTGACCGCCTTAGGTTTGACTTCACCGCCAAGGGAGCCATGTCCACCCAACAGATCAAGAAGGCTGAGGAGATTGCAAACGAGATGATTGAAGCAGCCAAG CCCGTCTACACCCAGGATTGTCCTCTGGCAGCAGCTAAAGCCATCCAGGGCCTGCGGGCTGTGTTTGATGAGACCTATCCTGACCCTGTGCGAGTCGTCTCTATTGGGGTCCCGGTGTCTGAGCTGTTGGATGACCCCTCCGGTCCTGCTGGCTCGCTCACTTCTGTTGAGTTCTGTGGGGGAAC GCATCTGCAGAATTCGAGTCACGCGGGAGCTTTTGTGATTGTGAGTGAAGAAGCTATTGCCAAGGGCATCCGGAGGATTGTTGCTGTCACAGGTGCCGAAGCCCAGAAG